The Nycticebus coucang isolate mNycCou1 chromosome 8, mNycCou1.pri, whole genome shotgun sequence genome has a window encoding:
- the ASB14 gene encoding ankyrin repeat and SOCS box protein 14 isoform X2 — MDNYTSDEDLDDDFDTQFIIQQSLQAIYKPETIQHAPKEESFHSFLSADCKKIVEKIEAGEEDALSHLTKYHSAFEEADEIGWIPLHRAAVQINKNILEITLQASKRSTWEQTTHNGETPLFLAVSNCLLENASFLLLNGCNPNAKNFEGNSPLLTAVLRDSYDIAALLINHRADVNLRCANERTALHEAAKLGRQDMVKLMLASGAHVDPRSSYGFTPLALAAQNGHTEIMEILLQKGANAHGQASDSSSILLEAASGGNPDSVILLIGYGADANIPKNSGHLPIHVAADRGHLLALKTLIPVTDLVAIKQSGISPVHCAAAGAHPQCLELLIQAGFDVNFMLDQRIRKHYDDQRKSALYFAVSNGDLASVKLLLSAGALPNQDPVNCLQIALRMGNYELISLLLRHGANVNYFCRVNPLHFPSALQYTLKDEVMLRMLLNYGYDTERCFDCPHGDKVHPSYTFEGWTSTVIKDTKFCEVITLSWLQHLSGNVVRVMLDYVDQVRICSKLKGVLQKQGLWSEIHLILTNPRSLKHLCRLKIRKCMGRLHLRCPVFMSFLPLPNLLKAYILYKEYDLYGQGSLTGTW; from the exons CTTCCATTCCTTTTTGAGCGCTGACTGTAAGAAGATAGTTGAAAAAATAGAGGC AGGTGAGGAAGATGCATTGTCACACTTAACCAAGTACCATTCTGCTTTTGAGGAAGCAGATGAAATTGGCTGGATTCCCCTGCATAGGGCTGCAGtgcaaataaataagaacattttgGAAATAACCCTACAAG CTTCAAAGCGCAGCACATGGGAGCAAACCACCCACAATGGTGAAACACCCCTTTTTTTGGCTGTCAGTAATTGCCTCTTAGAAAATGCCAGTTTTCTTCTTCTGAATGGTTGCAATCCGAATGCCAAGAATTTCGAAGGCAATTCTCCTCTTCTTACAG CGGTTCTGCGTGACTCCTATGACATAGCTGCCTTGCTGATCAACCACAGAGCAGATGTCAATCTGCGGTGTGCCAACGAGAGGACAGCTCTCCATGAAGCAGCCAAACTGGGCCGACAGGACATGGTGAAGCTTATGTTGGCTTCTGGGGCGCACGTCGACCCACGGAGCTCCTATGGATTCACTCCTCTTGCTCTAGCTGCCCAAAATGGACACACTGAAATCATGGAAATATTACTGCAGAAAG GAGCTAATGCTCATGGTCAGGCCTCTGATTCTTCTTCCATCTTACTTGAAGCTGCTAGCGGAGGAAATCCAGACTCTGTGATCCTCTTGATAGGGTATGGAGCTGATGCCAACATCCCTAAGAATTCAGGCCACCTGCCCATTCATGTGGCAGCTGACAGAGGCCACCTATT aGCTCTAAAGACGCTGATTCCAGTTACGGATCTTGTGGCCATTAAGCAGAGTGGGATCAGTCCGGTCCACTGCGCAGCAGCAGGAGCACACCCTCAGTGCCTGGAACTTCTCATCCAGGCGGGGTTTGATGTGAATTTCATGCTAGATCAGCGAATTCGCAAACACTACGATGACCAAAGGAAGTCAGCTTTGTATTTTGCTGTATCAAATGGTGACCTTGCTTCAGTTAAGCTGCTTCTGAGTGCTGGAGCTCTGCCTAATCAAGACCCAGTTAACTGCCTCCAGATAGCCCTCAGGATGGGCAACTATGAGCTGATAAGTCTGCTGCTAAGACATGGGGCCAATGTCAATTACTTCTGCAGAGTTAATCCCTTACATTTCCCATCAGCACTGCAATACACACTCAAAGATGAAGTCATGCTCAGGATGCTATTGAATTATGGGTATGACACAGAGCGATGTTTTGATTGTCCTCATGGGGACAAAGTTCATCCTTCCTATACTTTTGAAGGCTGGACATCTACAGTTATCAAAGATACTAAG tTCTGTGAAGTAATAACTTTGTCATGGCTGCAACATCTCTCTGGAAATGTTGTTCGAGTGATGCTTGATTATGTTGATCAAGTTCGGATCTGTTCAAAGTTGAAAGGTGTGCTCCAAAAACAGGGGCTGTGGTCAGAAATACATCTCATCTTAA CAAACCCTCGCTCCCTAAAACATCTGTGCCGACTAAAGATCCGGAAGTGTATGGGACGGTTACATTTGCGCTGCCCTGTCTTCATGTCCTTTCTTCCATTACCCAATCTTCTAAAAGCATATATCCTTTACAAAGAATATGACCTTTATGGACAAGGAAGTTTGACAGGAACATGGTAA
- the ASB14 gene encoding ankyrin repeat and SOCS box protein 14 isoform X1 — MDNYTSDEDLDDDFDTQFIIQQSLQAIYKPETIQHAPKEESFHSFLSADCKKIVEKIEAGEEDALSHLTKYHSAFEEADEIGWIPLHRAAVQINKNILEITLQASKRSTWEQTTHNGETPLFLAVSNCLLENASFLLLNGCNPNAKNFEGNSPLLTAVLRDSYDIAALLINHRADVNLRCANERTALHEAAKLGRQDMVKLMLASGAHVDPRSSYGFTPLALAAQNGHTEIMEILLQKGANAHGQASDSSSILLEAASGGNPDSVILLIGYGADANIPKNSGHLPIHVAADRGHLLALKTLIPVTDLVAIKQSGISPVHCAAAGAHPQCLELLIQAGFDVNFMLDQRIRKHYDDQRKSALYFAVSNGDLASVKLLLSAGALPNQDPVNCLQIALRMGNYELISLLLRHGANVNYFCRVNPLHFPSALQYTLKDEVMLRMLLNYGYDTERCFDCPHGDKVHPSYTFEGWTSTVIKDTKFCEVITLSWLQHLSGNVVRVMLDYVDQVRICSKLKGVLQKQGLWSEIHLILTNPRSLKHLCRLKIRKCMGRLHLRCPVFMSFLPLPNLLKAYILYKEYDLYGQGSLTGTCN, encoded by the exons CTTCCATTCCTTTTTGAGCGCTGACTGTAAGAAGATAGTTGAAAAAATAGAGGC AGGTGAGGAAGATGCATTGTCACACTTAACCAAGTACCATTCTGCTTTTGAGGAAGCAGATGAAATTGGCTGGATTCCCCTGCATAGGGCTGCAGtgcaaataaataagaacattttgGAAATAACCCTACAAG CTTCAAAGCGCAGCACATGGGAGCAAACCACCCACAATGGTGAAACACCCCTTTTTTTGGCTGTCAGTAATTGCCTCTTAGAAAATGCCAGTTTTCTTCTTCTGAATGGTTGCAATCCGAATGCCAAGAATTTCGAAGGCAATTCTCCTCTTCTTACAG CGGTTCTGCGTGACTCCTATGACATAGCTGCCTTGCTGATCAACCACAGAGCAGATGTCAATCTGCGGTGTGCCAACGAGAGGACAGCTCTCCATGAAGCAGCCAAACTGGGCCGACAGGACATGGTGAAGCTTATGTTGGCTTCTGGGGCGCACGTCGACCCACGGAGCTCCTATGGATTCACTCCTCTTGCTCTAGCTGCCCAAAATGGACACACTGAAATCATGGAAATATTACTGCAGAAAG GAGCTAATGCTCATGGTCAGGCCTCTGATTCTTCTTCCATCTTACTTGAAGCTGCTAGCGGAGGAAATCCAGACTCTGTGATCCTCTTGATAGGGTATGGAGCTGATGCCAACATCCCTAAGAATTCAGGCCACCTGCCCATTCATGTGGCAGCTGACAGAGGCCACCTATT aGCTCTAAAGACGCTGATTCCAGTTACGGATCTTGTGGCCATTAAGCAGAGTGGGATCAGTCCGGTCCACTGCGCAGCAGCAGGAGCACACCCTCAGTGCCTGGAACTTCTCATCCAGGCGGGGTTTGATGTGAATTTCATGCTAGATCAGCGAATTCGCAAACACTACGATGACCAAAGGAAGTCAGCTTTGTATTTTGCTGTATCAAATGGTGACCTTGCTTCAGTTAAGCTGCTTCTGAGTGCTGGAGCTCTGCCTAATCAAGACCCAGTTAACTGCCTCCAGATAGCCCTCAGGATGGGCAACTATGAGCTGATAAGTCTGCTGCTAAGACATGGGGCCAATGTCAATTACTTCTGCAGAGTTAATCCCTTACATTTCCCATCAGCACTGCAATACACACTCAAAGATGAAGTCATGCTCAGGATGCTATTGAATTATGGGTATGACACAGAGCGATGTTTTGATTGTCCTCATGGGGACAAAGTTCATCCTTCCTATACTTTTGAAGGCTGGACATCTACAGTTATCAAAGATACTAAG tTCTGTGAAGTAATAACTTTGTCATGGCTGCAACATCTCTCTGGAAATGTTGTTCGAGTGATGCTTGATTATGTTGATCAAGTTCGGATCTGTTCAAAGTTGAAAGGTGTGCTCCAAAAACAGGGGCTGTGGTCAGAAATACATCTCATCTTAA CAAACCCTCGCTCCCTAAAACATCTGTGCCGACTAAAGATCCGGAAGTGTATGGGACGGTTACATTTGCGCTGCCCTGTCTTCATGTCCTTTCTTCCATTACCCAATCTTCTAAAAGCATATATCCTTTACAAAGAATATGACCTTTATGGACAAGGAAGTTTGACAGGAACATG CAACTAA
- the ASB14 gene encoding ankyrin repeat and SOCS box protein 14 isoform X5 codes for MDNYTSDEDLDDDFDTQFIIQQSLQAIYKPETIQHAPKEESFHSFLSADCKKIVEKIEAGEEDALSHLTKYHSAFEEADEIGWIPLHRAAVQINKNILEITLQAVLRDSYDIAALLINHRADVNLRCANERTALHEAAKLGRQDMVKLMLASGAHVDPRSSYGFTPLALAAQNGHTEIMEILLQKGANAHGQASDSSSILLEAASGGNPDSVILLIGYGADANIPKNSGHLPIHVAADRGHLLALKTLIPVTDLVAIKQSGISPVHCAAAGAHPQCLELLIQAGFDVNFMLDQRIRKHYDDQRKSALYFAVSNGDLASVKLLLSAGALPNQDPVNCLQIALRMGNYELISLLLRHGANVNYFCRVNPLHFPSALQYTLKDEVMLRMLLNYGYDTERCFDCPHGDKVHPSYTFEGWTSTVIKDTKFCEVITLSWLQHLSGNVVRVMLDYVDQVRICSKLKGVLQKQGLWSEIHLILTNPRSLKHLCRLKIRKCMGRLHLRCPVFMSFLPLPNLLKAYILYKEYDLYGQGSLTGTCN; via the exons CTTCCATTCCTTTTTGAGCGCTGACTGTAAGAAGATAGTTGAAAAAATAGAGGC AGGTGAGGAAGATGCATTGTCACACTTAACCAAGTACCATTCTGCTTTTGAGGAAGCAGATGAAATTGGCTGGATTCCCCTGCATAGGGCTGCAGtgcaaataaataagaacattttgGAAATAACCCTACAAG CGGTTCTGCGTGACTCCTATGACATAGCTGCCTTGCTGATCAACCACAGAGCAGATGTCAATCTGCGGTGTGCCAACGAGAGGACAGCTCTCCATGAAGCAGCCAAACTGGGCCGACAGGACATGGTGAAGCTTATGTTGGCTTCTGGGGCGCACGTCGACCCACGGAGCTCCTATGGATTCACTCCTCTTGCTCTAGCTGCCCAAAATGGACACACTGAAATCATGGAAATATTACTGCAGAAAG GAGCTAATGCTCATGGTCAGGCCTCTGATTCTTCTTCCATCTTACTTGAAGCTGCTAGCGGAGGAAATCCAGACTCTGTGATCCTCTTGATAGGGTATGGAGCTGATGCCAACATCCCTAAGAATTCAGGCCACCTGCCCATTCATGTGGCAGCTGACAGAGGCCACCTATT aGCTCTAAAGACGCTGATTCCAGTTACGGATCTTGTGGCCATTAAGCAGAGTGGGATCAGTCCGGTCCACTGCGCAGCAGCAGGAGCACACCCTCAGTGCCTGGAACTTCTCATCCAGGCGGGGTTTGATGTGAATTTCATGCTAGATCAGCGAATTCGCAAACACTACGATGACCAAAGGAAGTCAGCTTTGTATTTTGCTGTATCAAATGGTGACCTTGCTTCAGTTAAGCTGCTTCTGAGTGCTGGAGCTCTGCCTAATCAAGACCCAGTTAACTGCCTCCAGATAGCCCTCAGGATGGGCAACTATGAGCTGATAAGTCTGCTGCTAAGACATGGGGCCAATGTCAATTACTTCTGCAGAGTTAATCCCTTACATTTCCCATCAGCACTGCAATACACACTCAAAGATGAAGTCATGCTCAGGATGCTATTGAATTATGGGTATGACACAGAGCGATGTTTTGATTGTCCTCATGGGGACAAAGTTCATCCTTCCTATACTTTTGAAGGCTGGACATCTACAGTTATCAAAGATACTAAG tTCTGTGAAGTAATAACTTTGTCATGGCTGCAACATCTCTCTGGAAATGTTGTTCGAGTGATGCTTGATTATGTTGATCAAGTTCGGATCTGTTCAAAGTTGAAAGGTGTGCTCCAAAAACAGGGGCTGTGGTCAGAAATACATCTCATCTTAA CAAACCCTCGCTCCCTAAAACATCTGTGCCGACTAAAGATCCGGAAGTGTATGGGACGGTTACATTTGCGCTGCCCTGTCTTCATGTCCTTTCTTCCATTACCCAATCTTCTAAAAGCATATATCCTTTACAAAGAATATGACCTTTATGGACAAGGAAGTTTGACAGGAACATG CAACTAA
- the ASB14 gene encoding ankyrin repeat and SOCS box protein 14 isoform X3, with product MDNYTSDEDLDDDFDTQFIIQQSLQAIYKPETIQHAPKEESFHSFLSADCKKIVEKIEAGEEDALSHLTKYHSAFEEADEIGWIPLHRAAVQINKNILEITLQASKRSTWEQTTHNGETPLFLAVSNCLLENASFLLLNGCNPNAKNFEGNSPLLTAVLRDSYDIAALLINHRADVNLRCANERTALHEAAKLGRQDMVKLMLASGAHVDPRSSYGFTPLALAAQNGHTEIMEILLQKGANAHGQASDSSSILLEAASGGNPDSVILLIGYGADANIPKNSGHLPIHVAADRGHLLALKTLIPVTDLVAIKQSGISPVHCAAAGAHPQCLELLIQAGFDVNFMLDQRIRKHYDDQRKSALYFAVSNGDLASVKLLLSAGALPNQDPVNCLQIALRMGNYELISLLLRHGANVNYFCRVNPLHFPSALQYTLKDEVMLRMLLNYGYDTERCFDCPHGDKVHPSYTFEGWTSTVIKDTKFCEVITLSWLQHLSGNVVRVMLDYVDQVRICSKLKANPRSLKHLCRLKIRKCMGRLHLRCPVFMSFLPLPNLLKAYILYKEYDLYGQGSLTGTCN from the exons CTTCCATTCCTTTTTGAGCGCTGACTGTAAGAAGATAGTTGAAAAAATAGAGGC AGGTGAGGAAGATGCATTGTCACACTTAACCAAGTACCATTCTGCTTTTGAGGAAGCAGATGAAATTGGCTGGATTCCCCTGCATAGGGCTGCAGtgcaaataaataagaacattttgGAAATAACCCTACAAG CTTCAAAGCGCAGCACATGGGAGCAAACCACCCACAATGGTGAAACACCCCTTTTTTTGGCTGTCAGTAATTGCCTCTTAGAAAATGCCAGTTTTCTTCTTCTGAATGGTTGCAATCCGAATGCCAAGAATTTCGAAGGCAATTCTCCTCTTCTTACAG CGGTTCTGCGTGACTCCTATGACATAGCTGCCTTGCTGATCAACCACAGAGCAGATGTCAATCTGCGGTGTGCCAACGAGAGGACAGCTCTCCATGAAGCAGCCAAACTGGGCCGACAGGACATGGTGAAGCTTATGTTGGCTTCTGGGGCGCACGTCGACCCACGGAGCTCCTATGGATTCACTCCTCTTGCTCTAGCTGCCCAAAATGGACACACTGAAATCATGGAAATATTACTGCAGAAAG GAGCTAATGCTCATGGTCAGGCCTCTGATTCTTCTTCCATCTTACTTGAAGCTGCTAGCGGAGGAAATCCAGACTCTGTGATCCTCTTGATAGGGTATGGAGCTGATGCCAACATCCCTAAGAATTCAGGCCACCTGCCCATTCATGTGGCAGCTGACAGAGGCCACCTATT aGCTCTAAAGACGCTGATTCCAGTTACGGATCTTGTGGCCATTAAGCAGAGTGGGATCAGTCCGGTCCACTGCGCAGCAGCAGGAGCACACCCTCAGTGCCTGGAACTTCTCATCCAGGCGGGGTTTGATGTGAATTTCATGCTAGATCAGCGAATTCGCAAACACTACGATGACCAAAGGAAGTCAGCTTTGTATTTTGCTGTATCAAATGGTGACCTTGCTTCAGTTAAGCTGCTTCTGAGTGCTGGAGCTCTGCCTAATCAAGACCCAGTTAACTGCCTCCAGATAGCCCTCAGGATGGGCAACTATGAGCTGATAAGTCTGCTGCTAAGACATGGGGCCAATGTCAATTACTTCTGCAGAGTTAATCCCTTACATTTCCCATCAGCACTGCAATACACACTCAAAGATGAAGTCATGCTCAGGATGCTATTGAATTATGGGTATGACACAGAGCGATGTTTTGATTGTCCTCATGGGGACAAAGTTCATCCTTCCTATACTTTTGAAGGCTGGACATCTACAGTTATCAAAGATACTAAG tTCTGTGAAGTAATAACTTTGTCATGGCTGCAACATCTCTCTGGAAATGTTGTTCGAGTGATGCTTGATTATGTTGATCAAGTTCGGATCTGTTCAAAGTTGAAAG CAAACCCTCGCTCCCTAAAACATCTGTGCCGACTAAAGATCCGGAAGTGTATGGGACGGTTACATTTGCGCTGCCCTGTCTTCATGTCCTTTCTTCCATTACCCAATCTTCTAAAAGCATATATCCTTTACAAAGAATATGACCTTTATGGACAAGGAAGTTTGACAGGAACATG CAACTAA
- the ASB14 gene encoding ankyrin repeat and SOCS box protein 14 isoform X4, whose product MMILTLSSSFNRVYRLFTSQKQYSMHPRRRGEEDALSHLTKYHSAFEEADEIGWIPLHRAAVQINKNILEITLQASKRSTWEQTTHNGETPLFLAVSNCLLENASFLLLNGCNPNAKNFEGNSPLLTAVLRDSYDIAALLINHRADVNLRCANERTALHEAAKLGRQDMVKLMLASGAHVDPRSSYGFTPLALAAQNGHTEIMEILLQKGANAHGQASDSSSILLEAASGGNPDSVILLIGYGADANIPKNSGHLPIHVAADRGHLLALKTLIPVTDLVAIKQSGISPVHCAAAGAHPQCLELLIQAGFDVNFMLDQRIRKHYDDQRKSALYFAVSNGDLASVKLLLSAGALPNQDPVNCLQIALRMGNYELISLLLRHGANVNYFCRVNPLHFPSALQYTLKDEVMLRMLLNYGYDTERCFDCPHGDKVHPSYTFEGWTSTVIKDTKFCEVITLSWLQHLSGNVVRVMLDYVDQVRICSKLKGVLQKQGLWSEIHLILTNPRSLKHLCRLKIRKCMGRLHLRCPVFMSFLPLPNLLKAYILYKEYDLYGQGSLTGTCN is encoded by the exons GTGAGGAAGATGCATTGTCACACTTAACCAAGTACCATTCTGCTTTTGAGGAAGCAGATGAAATTGGCTGGATTCCCCTGCATAGGGCTGCAGtgcaaataaataagaacattttgGAAATAACCCTACAAG CTTCAAAGCGCAGCACATGGGAGCAAACCACCCACAATGGTGAAACACCCCTTTTTTTGGCTGTCAGTAATTGCCTCTTAGAAAATGCCAGTTTTCTTCTTCTGAATGGTTGCAATCCGAATGCCAAGAATTTCGAAGGCAATTCTCCTCTTCTTACAG CGGTTCTGCGTGACTCCTATGACATAGCTGCCTTGCTGATCAACCACAGAGCAGATGTCAATCTGCGGTGTGCCAACGAGAGGACAGCTCTCCATGAAGCAGCCAAACTGGGCCGACAGGACATGGTGAAGCTTATGTTGGCTTCTGGGGCGCACGTCGACCCACGGAGCTCCTATGGATTCACTCCTCTTGCTCTAGCTGCCCAAAATGGACACACTGAAATCATGGAAATATTACTGCAGAAAG GAGCTAATGCTCATGGTCAGGCCTCTGATTCTTCTTCCATCTTACTTGAAGCTGCTAGCGGAGGAAATCCAGACTCTGTGATCCTCTTGATAGGGTATGGAGCTGATGCCAACATCCCTAAGAATTCAGGCCACCTGCCCATTCATGTGGCAGCTGACAGAGGCCACCTATT aGCTCTAAAGACGCTGATTCCAGTTACGGATCTTGTGGCCATTAAGCAGAGTGGGATCAGTCCGGTCCACTGCGCAGCAGCAGGAGCACACCCTCAGTGCCTGGAACTTCTCATCCAGGCGGGGTTTGATGTGAATTTCATGCTAGATCAGCGAATTCGCAAACACTACGATGACCAAAGGAAGTCAGCTTTGTATTTTGCTGTATCAAATGGTGACCTTGCTTCAGTTAAGCTGCTTCTGAGTGCTGGAGCTCTGCCTAATCAAGACCCAGTTAACTGCCTCCAGATAGCCCTCAGGATGGGCAACTATGAGCTGATAAGTCTGCTGCTAAGACATGGGGCCAATGTCAATTACTTCTGCAGAGTTAATCCCTTACATTTCCCATCAGCACTGCAATACACACTCAAAGATGAAGTCATGCTCAGGATGCTATTGAATTATGGGTATGACACAGAGCGATGTTTTGATTGTCCTCATGGGGACAAAGTTCATCCTTCCTATACTTTTGAAGGCTGGACATCTACAGTTATCAAAGATACTAAG tTCTGTGAAGTAATAACTTTGTCATGGCTGCAACATCTCTCTGGAAATGTTGTTCGAGTGATGCTTGATTATGTTGATCAAGTTCGGATCTGTTCAAAGTTGAAAGGTGTGCTCCAAAAACAGGGGCTGTGGTCAGAAATACATCTCATCTTAA CAAACCCTCGCTCCCTAAAACATCTGTGCCGACTAAAGATCCGGAAGTGTATGGGACGGTTACATTTGCGCTGCCCTGTCTTCATGTCCTTTCTTCCATTACCCAATCTTCTAAAAGCATATATCCTTTACAAAGAATATGACCTTTATGGACAAGGAAGTTTGACAGGAACATG CAACTAA